In Candidatus Defluviilinea proxima, a single genomic region encodes these proteins:
- a CDS encoding RNA polymerase sigma factor: MTTLMADQIQIEDEANLARLAVTDTNAFAELYRRNVTRVYRYHVAHTGNVKDAEDLTSQTFMAAMEGIRSYRGTGSFAAWIMGIASKRRLMYFRGRRPEVQLDAALHVPSPGLATDKAAFQRLKLESIASALKKIPSERAEAIILSYFGGLSNIETSRVLNKSEAAVKMLISRGLQDLRERTSLALEVE; this comes from the coding sequence ATGACTACCCTTATGGCAGATCAAATACAGATCGAAGACGAAGCCAACCTGGCACGGTTGGCAGTCACAGACACAAATGCATTCGCTGAACTCTATCGGCGCAATGTCACGCGCGTCTATCGCTATCATGTCGCCCACACCGGCAACGTGAAAGATGCTGAAGATCTCACATCGCAAACTTTCATGGCCGCGATGGAGGGCATCCGTTCGTATCGCGGCACAGGCTCCTTTGCCGCGTGGATCATGGGAATCGCTTCAAAGCGTAGACTCATGTACTTTCGCGGACGCAGGCCCGAGGTCCAGTTGGACGCGGCGCTTCACGTCCCAAGCCCGGGCCTGGCGACTGACAAAGCAGCTTTTCAACGCCTCAAGCTTGAGTCGATTGCGAGCGCTTTGAAGAAGATCCCCTCCGAACGGGCCGAAGCGATCATCCTATCGTATTTCGGAGGATTATCGAATATCGAAACGAGCCGAGTGCTGAACAAAAGCGAAGCCGCGGTGAAGATGCTCATCTCGCGTGGACTGCAAGACCTGCGCGAGCGTACCTCCCTTGCATTGGAGGTGGAATGA
- a CDS encoding PaaI family thioesterase, which yields MKIKQPNSRMCLICGLENPVGLHLHIYETEPGVVETTYTAPDHFQGYPGVLHGGMVSALIDEISARAQMGSDPMDPRFMFTAKLEVKYRKNVPIGKLLKIVGKAGKTKARSAEAWAGIYDAETNELLAEGSTLLINVPDEQFDKSKLDELGWKVYPEET from the coding sequence ATGAAAATCAAACAACCCAACTCACGCATGTGCTTGATCTGTGGATTGGAGAATCCCGTTGGTTTGCATCTCCATATTTACGAGACAGAGCCCGGCGTTGTAGAAACCACATACACTGCACCCGATCACTTTCAAGGCTATCCCGGCGTTTTACACGGTGGCATGGTCAGCGCACTCATAGATGAAATCTCAGCCCGCGCACAAATGGGCAGTGACCCGATGGATCCACGCTTTATGTTCACGGCAAAGCTCGAAGTGAAGTATCGCAAAAACGTCCCTATCGGAAAACTATTGAAGATCGTCGGCAAGGCAGGGAAGACCAAAGCCCGCTCCGCTGAAGCCTGGGCGGGAATTTACGACGCTGAAACAAACGAACTTCTCGCAGAGGGAAGCACCCTGTTGATCAATGTCCCAGATGAGCAATTCGATAAATCCAAGTTAGATGAATTGGGGTGGAAAGTGTACCCAGAAGAAACGTAG
- a CDS encoding protein kinase — MPNLIGKSLGKVRVDMFLAKGGMAEVYIGTHTTLHRSVAIKFLKADLQGEPELRERFEREARTIAMLRHPNIVQVFDFDSYEDQPFLVMEYIPGMSLGSYLRELHKRNERLDLTQIQYLLTRIANALTYAHQNNVVHRDVKPANIMLLSRSTPVTADKPLPQDVEPILTDFGLVRFTQSNSQTSTGTITGTPAYMSPEQARGDKVDARTDVYSLGITVYEMLAGRVPFDADSTLSVLHKHIHEPPPPIDGLSKPIQDVIDRALAKEANERFQTPLEFAEAFEAVLSGTAEAETIGFPASMAKSIVTSHNSLQTTVKENKSSIVTPILVGIIVILIVVVASWAAQTLGKQAPITPPTSIATEIQSHNEATPAPSTTEAVPATPGTDPVGLLRFQDGSAVADQITFSSGELTLPAEGSQYELWLIGDDGESRLSLGVIGFDSSNRALLTYVDEAGRNLITFYHGLEITIEPNPDNSPNPSNDVAFSATLPPSGYVHVRHLLSAFPAAPNQNALIRGLVTDTTLVKNIGQEMLTSIEAGKEAEARLQAEKMLNIIVGSESEDHTDWNSDDIVDDPSDGFGLLLNGNNAGYIQGSFTHANLSITSPDANENMLVHGDHVKAAADNVGVWAPQLRDLLIEILESEAGSPETAGKIREAVVLANQMLNGVDINGNENIEPIPGEGGALTAYDHSYYMADIVIFP, encoded by the coding sequence ATGCCCAATCTTATAGGTAAGTCACTCGGAAAAGTACGTGTCGATATGTTTCTGGCCAAGGGCGGAATGGCGGAAGTGTATATCGGTACACACACCACACTTCATCGCTCTGTTGCCATCAAATTTTTAAAAGCAGACCTGCAAGGTGAACCCGAATTACGGGAACGTTTTGAACGCGAAGCACGCACAATTGCTATGTTGCGTCACCCGAACATTGTGCAAGTGTTCGATTTTGATTCATATGAAGACCAACCTTTCCTCGTAATGGAATACATACCAGGGATGTCACTGGGATCGTATTTGCGAGAACTACACAAACGCAATGAACGACTCGATCTCACACAGATCCAATATCTCCTGACCAGAATAGCGAATGCCCTAACCTATGCACATCAAAATAATGTGGTCCATCGTGATGTGAAGCCAGCCAACATTATGCTGTTATCGCGATCCACTCCGGTGACTGCCGATAAGCCCCTGCCACAGGATGTGGAGCCGATCCTCACAGACTTTGGGCTTGTCCGCTTTACGCAATCGAACTCGCAAACCAGTACAGGAACCATTACGGGGACCCCCGCCTACATGAGCCCTGAACAAGCTCGTGGTGATAAAGTGGATGCACGCACAGATGTGTATTCATTGGGCATAACAGTGTATGAAATGCTTGCGGGACGTGTCCCTTTTGACGCGGATAGCACGTTGAGCGTTCTCCATAAACACATTCACGAACCGCCTCCTCCCATTGATGGACTTTCAAAACCGATCCAGGATGTGATCGACCGTGCACTGGCAAAGGAGGCGAACGAACGCTTCCAGACTCCGCTCGAATTTGCGGAGGCCTTCGAAGCTGTTCTCTCAGGGACAGCGGAAGCCGAAACCATCGGGTTCCCTGCATCCATGGCTAAATCCATCGTTACATCTCATAACAGTTTACAAACTACCGTAAAAGAAAATAAAAGCTCCATTGTCACGCCTATCCTTGTTGGCATCATAGTGATATTGATCGTGGTTGTCGCATCTTGGGCGGCGCAAACTCTCGGAAAACAAGCACCTATAACACCGCCCACATCCATAGCCACAGAAATCCAAAGTCACAATGAGGCGACCCCGGCTCCATCTACCACCGAAGCTGTCCCAGCGACACCGGGGACAGACCCCGTTGGTCTCTTACGCTTTCAAGATGGCTCTGCAGTTGCAGACCAGATCACATTCTCGTCCGGTGAATTGACTTTGCCCGCAGAGGGAAGTCAATACGAACTCTGGTTGATCGGAGACGACGGCGAAAGTCGTTTATCGCTCGGTGTGATCGGATTCGATTCGTCCAACCGTGCATTACTCACGTATGTCGATGAAGCGGGACGTAATCTGATTACGTTCTATCACGGGCTTGAGATCACCATCGAACCCAATCCAGATAACAGTCCGAATCCATCGAACGATGTAGCTTTTTCCGCAACCCTGCCCCCCAGCGGATATGTACATGTGCGACATTTGCTATCTGCGTTCCCAGCCGCGCCTAACCAAAACGCACTGATACGTGGTCTGGTCACAGACACAACGTTGGTAAAAAATATCGGTCAAGAAATGTTGACATCGATTGAAGCAGGCAAGGAAGCAGAAGCACGCCTGCAAGCCGAGAAAATGCTGAACATCATTGTCGGCTCAGAAAGTGAAGACCACACCGACTGGAACAGCGACGATATTGTTGATGACCCTAGTGATGGGTTTGGTTTATTACTAAACGGAAATAACGCAGGCTACATTCAAGGCAGTTTCACACACGCAAACTTGTCCATCACATCACCAGATGCCAACGAGAATATGTTGGTTCACGGCGATCACGTCAAGGCCGCCGCAGATAACGTCGGTGTGTGGGCTCCGCAGTTGCGCGATCTGTTAATTGAGATTCTCGAAAGTGAGGCCGGTTCCCCCGAAACAGCAGGAAAGATCCGTGAGGCGGTTGTGCTGGCGAATCAGATGTTAAACGGCGTGGATATCAATGGCAACGAGAATATCGAACCGATTCCCGGTGAAGGTGGCGCGTTGACAGCCTACGACCACTCGTATTACATGGCAGATATCGTTATCTTTCCGTAA
- a CDS encoding 5'-methylthioadenosine/S-adenosylhomocysteine nucleosidase has translation MKTVVLISAIAEWNGLKPLFPDAHIKAFPFGECFDAPIRDEHVAFFHSGWGKTASAASIQYVIDHYSPDLIVNLGTCGGLEGVVQQGDLILVEQTFLYDIVELMGDLDITTYYASSLDLSWLAEPHPFPARRGLIASADSDLPPDKILLLKSKGVLAADWESAALAWVASKNKARLLILRMVSDLVSEQGGEAYSDIEIFNERAKGIMKQLVEQLPAWLDAVRL, from the coding sequence ATGAAGACCGTAGTTTTGATTTCGGCAATAGCCGAATGGAATGGCTTGAAACCGTTGTTTCCCGACGCTCACATTAAGGCTTTCCCATTTGGCGAATGTTTTGATGCTCCCATCCGTGATGAACATGTCGCTTTCTTTCACAGTGGTTGGGGCAAGACCGCATCGGCCGCTTCGATCCAATATGTGATCGATCACTACTCGCCTGATCTCATTGTCAACCTTGGAACCTGTGGCGGCCTTGAGGGAGTTGTTCAGCAAGGTGACTTGATCCTTGTTGAGCAGACTTTCCTCTACGATATTGTGGAACTCATGGGCGATCTGGACATCACGACATACTACGCATCTTCCCTCGACCTAAGCTGGCTTGCTGAACCCCATCCTTTTCCTGCCCGACGAGGTCTCATCGCTTCGGCCGATAGTGATCTGCCACCAGATAAGATCCTCCTCCTCAAATCGAAGGGCGTCCTCGCCGCAGACTGGGAGTCTGCGGCCTTAGCGTGGGTTGCGAGCAAAAACAAGGCACGTTTGCTGATCCTACGTATGGTCAGTGACTTGGTCTCTGAGCAGGGCGGGGAAGCTTATAGCGATATTGAGATTTTCAACGAACGGGCAAAGGGAATCATGAAACAGTTGGTTGAACAATTGCCAGCTTGGTTGGACGCGGTGCGATTGTAG
- a CDS encoding GNAT family N-acetyltransferase, with amino-acid sequence MIQIRTIQPHETDEAKYVIFKVAYKVFKEASTLEESIAKYSAQGTLRDLDDIPKNYFENGGTFLVAVDDGRIIGTGAIRFLEKDVCELKRMWLLTEYHGQGLGYRMTQELFSIAREKGYKLMRLETDRIFQAQAVAFYTKLGFYEIPHYEGDDPEDMAMEIYLA; translated from the coding sequence ATGATCCAAATACGCACCATTCAACCTCACGAGACCGACGAAGCAAAGTATGTCATTTTCAAAGTGGCATACAAAGTATTTAAAGAAGCCAGCACATTGGAGGAATCCATTGCCAAGTATTCAGCACAAGGGACACTTCGTGATCTCGACGATATTCCGAAGAATTATTTCGAGAACGGCGGGACGTTTCTCGTAGCAGTTGATGACGGTCGCATCATCGGCACGGGTGCGATCCGTTTTTTAGAAAAAGATGTCTGTGAATTAAAACGGATGTGGTTGTTGACAGAATATCACGGTCAGGGACTAGGCTACCGAATGACCCAGGAATTATTTTCCATCGCGCGAGAAAAGGGGTACAAGCTCATGCGCCTCGAGACGGACAGAATATTTCAGGCACAGGCTGTGGCCTTTTATACAAAGTTGGGCTTCTACGAAATCCCGCACTACGAAGGGGATGACCCCGAAGACATGGCAATGGAAATATATTTAGCGTAG
- a CDS encoding MFS transporter, protein MNLTNEEQFRIQKLNFRYVLIDGIGVSIANIAAPFLPVFLTRLGASNFQVGLLSSMPGVTGLLLAIFVGRFLQTRKNIVPWYGLSRLLVLSSYAVTGILTLLLPEKIIVIATLAIWAFATIPQTALAVAFSVVMNNVAGPSGRYALLSRRWTIFGLTGVVGTFVVTRLIDTIDFPVNYAIMFLVLSLGGFLSYYFSNKIILPDQIPPSTNGDARSGGFGQIVELLKANPVFLSFSLKRFVYLSAVALGTPIMPLFLVHEVHATDSQIGAVTMSLSLVMLAGYFLWPRVSLRRSGRFVLLATTLGMALYPALSATTPRIELIILYAGLAGFFQGGLDLVFFDELMKTVPVEYSATLVSIAQSMQYLSMVVAPLAGTWLADYIGLGGALWVSAGLRILGFLLFLMPDKIRAPCEQPV, encoded by the coding sequence ATGAACCTGACAAATGAAGAACAATTTCGTATTCAAAAATTAAACTTTCGTTATGTACTGATCGATGGAATCGGCGTAAGCATTGCCAATATCGCCGCACCATTCTTGCCCGTTTTTCTGACGCGTTTGGGGGCGTCCAATTTTCAAGTGGGCTTGCTTTCGTCCATGCCTGGCGTGACAGGTTTGCTCCTTGCCATCTTTGTTGGACGGTTCCTGCAAACAAGAAAGAACATCGTCCCGTGGTATGGCTTATCGCGTTTGCTGGTCCTTTCCAGTTACGCTGTGACAGGTATTCTCACGTTGTTGCTCCCGGAAAAGATCATTGTCATTGCTACATTGGCGATCTGGGCTTTTGCCACCATCCCTCAAACGGCATTGGCAGTTGCATTTTCAGTTGTAATGAATAATGTTGCAGGTCCCTCTGGCCGTTATGCCCTCCTGAGCCGCCGCTGGACGATCTTTGGTTTGACGGGGGTCGTTGGCACGTTCGTTGTCACACGTCTGATCGACACGATTGACTTCCCTGTTAATTACGCGATCATGTTCCTTGTTCTATCATTGGGTGGATTTCTAAGCTATTATTTTTCGAACAAGATCATTTTGCCAGATCAAATACCGCCATCGACAAATGGTGACGCCCGATCTGGAGGTTTTGGTCAAATCGTTGAATTGTTGAAGGCGAACCCAGTGTTTCTTTCTTTCTCGTTGAAGCGTTTCGTTTATCTTTCTGCGGTAGCCCTCGGCACTCCCATCATGCCATTATTTTTAGTACATGAAGTGCATGCCACCGATAGCCAGATCGGGGCAGTGACCATGTCATTGTCTTTGGTGATGTTGGCGGGATATTTTCTCTGGCCACGTGTTTCCCTCAGGCGAAGTGGACGTTTCGTTTTGTTAGCGACAACTTTGGGAATGGCTTTGTATCCTGCCCTTAGCGCGACAACTCCTCGCATTGAATTGATCATCCTGTATGCAGGGCTTGCGGGCTTTTTTCAGGGTGGGCTGGACCTTGTCTTCTTCGATGAGCTGATGAAAACTGTCCCTGTAGAATATAGTGCGACCTTGGTTTCGATTGCACAGTCCATGCAATATCTCTCCATGGTGGTTGCACCATTGGCGGGAACATGGCTGGCCGACTATATCGGCCTCGGTGGAGCATTGTGGGTGAGTGCTGGTTTGCGTATTTTGGGTTTTCTGTTGTTCCTGATGCCCGATAAAATACGTGCGCCCTGTGAACAACCTGTGTGA
- a CDS encoding Smr/MutS family protein: MAKLKLDLHDIYNKGYQIDAELNRIVEEAVDKKIALVEIIPGKGSGQLKKKVLRFLNQGHIKKLYHRVEKDDKNFGRIFIHFKF, from the coding sequence ATGGCAAAGCTCAAATTAGACTTGCATGATATTTACAACAAAGGCTACCAGATCGACGCAGAACTTAACCGCATTGTTGAGGAAGCGGTAGACAAGAAGATCGCGCTCGTGGAAATCATCCCCGGCAAAGGGAGTGGACAGCTCAAGAAGAAAGTGTTGCGCTTTTTAAATCAGGGACACATCAAGAAACTATATCATCGCGTTGAGAAAGACGACAAGAATTTTGGGCGGATCTTTATCCACTTCAAATTTTGA
- a CDS encoding histidine phosphatase family protein, translating to MPLLLLIRHGENDYTKTHRLAGRLPGVHLNEFGQKQAQALGDALKDVPIKAIYSSPLERAMETATPIAKSVGLTIQKEKGLLETNVGDWQGKSLKRLYLHKHWKVVQRAPSRAQFPNGETFYECQNRVVVAIDTILANHKGQDIVACVFHADPIKLAVAHYLGLPLDQFQRLGCDTGSVSALMIGEMGASLMKLNQRPPFDFLPKEKKK from the coding sequence ATGCCGCTACTTTTATTGATCCGTCACGGGGAGAACGATTACACCAAAACCCACAGGCTTGCGGGAAGACTGCCCGGGGTTCATCTCAATGAATTCGGACAGAAGCAGGCTCAAGCGTTGGGTGATGCGTTGAAAGATGTCCCGATCAAGGCCATTTATTCGAGTCCGCTGGAGAGGGCGATGGAAACAGCAACACCCATCGCCAAATCCGTTGGGCTGACCATTCAAAAGGAAAAAGGACTGCTCGAGACGAACGTCGGTGATTGGCAGGGGAAATCACTCAAGCGGTTATATTTGCACAAGCATTGGAAAGTTGTACAACGGGCGCCATCGCGCGCGCAATTCCCGAACGGCGAAACGTTTTATGAATGTCAGAACCGTGTCGTGGTCGCGATCGATACGATCCTCGCCAATCATAAAGGGCAGGATATTGTGGCTTGTGTTTTTCATGCCGACCCGATCAAATTAGCAGTAGCTCATTATCTCGGGTTGCCGCTCGATCAATTTCAAAGGTTGGGATGTGATACCGGCTCGGTCTCTGCGCTCATGATTGGTGAGATGGGTGCAAGTTTGATGAAGCTGAATCAAAGACCCCCGTTCGATTTTCTACCAAAAGAAAAGAAGAAATAA
- a CDS encoding dual specificity protein phosphatase family protein encodes MDEIRPWLFIGNIRDTANKSNLAHKSIQAILQLAMEVDYPGITCLYLPVEDFAPVEFDMLEKGVAFIREQKRLGKRILVACAAGINRSSSFCAAILKEEEGLTLFDALKEVKKKHSESMPHEPVWESLCQYYNEATPYIDVLRLEIHQG; translated from the coding sequence ATGGATGAGATCCGCCCGTGGCTGTTCATCGGAAACATTCGTGATACTGCAAATAAAAGTAACCTCGCACACAAGTCCATTCAGGCGATTCTTCAACTTGCCATGGAAGTGGATTACCCAGGCATAACATGCTTGTATCTTCCCGTAGAAGATTTCGCTCCAGTGGAGTTTGACATGCTTGAAAAAGGCGTCGCCTTTATCAGAGAACAAAAGAGACTGGGCAAACGCATATTGGTCGCTTGTGCCGCAGGTATCAATCGCTCTAGTTCATTTTGTGCCGCAATATTGAAAGAAGAAGAGGGACTAACGCTATTCGATGCCTTGAAAGAAGTAAAGAAAAAACATTCCGAATCCATGCCACATGAGCCAGTTTGGGAATCGTTGTGTCAATACTACAACGAAGCAACTCCTTATATTGATGTTTTACGTTTAGAAATTCACCAAGGATAA
- a CDS encoding AAA family ATPase, which produces MSDLFDHAMHERLKSEAPLAARMRPRTLDEYIGQEHIVGEGKLLRRAIEADRLFSSIILWGPPGTGKTTLAQVIANTTKSHFTTISAILAGKADLRVVIDESLERRRLHNIRTILFVDEVHRWNKAQQDALLPHVENGTFTLIGATTENPYFEVIKALISRSRVFQLRNLNQEETGTLIDRALTDKERGYGNKHIALDLEARSHLIEVAGGDARNALNAIELAVESTSPDVDGTIHITLDVAQESIQRRAVLYDKDGDAHYDTISAFIKSVRGSDPDAALYWLAKMIYAGEDPKFIIRRLIILAGEDIGLADPMGLVVASSAAHAFEFIGLPEGIYPIVEATLYLATAPKSNSAGAYFKAMKKIEQEGQVSVPRHLMDGNRDAAAMGHGKDYVYPHEQEGHFTPQQYLPKRLLGTYFYSPSQEGYESQVTARLEMWREAQRKALGITKVENIPDMSEEQIQEMKRKIK; this is translated from the coding sequence ATGAGTGACCTCTTCGACCATGCCATGCACGAACGCTTGAAAAGCGAAGCCCCTCTCGCCGCGCGGATGCGTCCGCGCACACTGGATGAATATATCGGTCAGGAACATATCGTCGGCGAAGGCAAGCTTCTACGTCGCGCCATCGAAGCAGACAGGCTGTTCTCATCCATCATCTTATGGGGGCCGCCCGGCACCGGCAAGACCACGCTTGCTCAAGTCATCGCCAATACCACCAAGAGTCACTTCACCACCATCTCGGCCATCCTTGCAGGCAAAGCCGATCTGCGTGTCGTCATTGACGAGTCACTCGAACGCCGACGCTTACACAACATCCGCACAATTCTCTTCGTTGATGAAGTCCATCGCTGGAATAAGGCGCAACAAGATGCCCTTCTCCCTCACGTAGAAAACGGTACATTCACTCTCATCGGTGCAACAACAGAGAACCCTTACTTTGAAGTTATTAAAGCCTTGATCTCTCGCTCACGCGTTTTCCAATTGCGGAATTTGAATCAAGAAGAGACAGGCACGCTGATCGACCGTGCTCTTACCGACAAAGAACGGGGCTACGGTAACAAACACATCGCATTAGACCTTGAGGCTCGCTCCCACTTAATCGAGGTTGCTGGCGGTGACGCACGCAACGCTCTCAACGCCATCGAACTTGCTGTGGAGTCAACATCTCCTGATGTTGACGGCACCATCCATATCACGCTCGATGTGGCGCAAGAGTCTATTCAACGGCGCGCCGTGCTCTACGACAAAGATGGCGACGCACATTACGATACGATCTCTGCCTTCATCAAATCCGTGCGTGGCTCGGACCCCGATGCCGCACTCTACTGGCTTGCCAAGATGATCTATGCAGGTGAAGACCCCAAGTTCATTATCCGTCGCTTGATCATTCTGGCTGGCGAAGATATTGGCCTTGCCGACCCAATGGGGCTTGTAGTCGCATCGTCTGCCGCACATGCTTTTGAATTCATCGGTCTACCTGAAGGTATTTATCCCATCGTCGAAGCGACGCTGTATCTCGCCACGGCGCCCAAGTCCAATAGCGCGGGCGCATACTTCAAAGCAATGAAAAAGATCGAGCAAGAAGGGCAGGTCTCTGTGCCACGCCATCTCATGGATGGTAATCGTGATGCCGCCGCAATGGGCCACGGCAAGGACTATGTGTATCCACACGAACAGGAAGGTCACTTCACACCACAACAATATCTGCCAAAACGCTTGCTGGGCACTTATTTCTATTCCCCATCACAAGAGGGATATGAGTCTCAAGTCACTGCGAGGCTTGAGATGTGGCGTGAAGCACAACGCAAAGCCTTAGGCATCACAAAGGTGGAGAATATTCCAGATATGAGCGAAGAACAAATTCAGGAAATGAAACGGAAGATCAAATAA
- a CDS encoding HAD family hydrolase, with amino-acid sequence MPRNFIRAILFDFGGTLMHGRRDWTPIVAEADDALTNYLRAEGIEVNLNTFSTEFRRRLDEYFKQREKDLLETTYTSVLRELLMDKGYDAVPSGVIRKALNALFTVTQSNWALEQDTIPTLQKLRELGYNLGIVSNAGDDADVQKLAKNFAITGYFDFILTSAACSYRKPHPRIFELALSNWYCPPNEAVMVGDNLDADIRGAQNAGIYGVWLSRRADPLMEGQVQVQPDASITTLTELPSILDHLQVK; translated from the coding sequence ATGCCTCGCAACTTCATTCGTGCCATCCTATTCGATTTCGGCGGGACGCTCATGCATGGGCGCCGAGACTGGACTCCCATCGTTGCAGAAGCCGACGATGCCCTGACAAATTACCTCCGCGCAGAGGGTATTGAGGTCAACCTCAATACATTTTCCACTGAATTTCGCAGGCGCTTGGATGAATACTTCAAACAACGTGAGAAAGATCTGCTGGAGACCACCTACACATCAGTCCTCCGCGAATTACTTATGGATAAGGGCTATGATGCTGTCCCGAGCGGCGTTATTCGCAAAGCATTGAATGCACTATTCACCGTCACCCAAAGCAACTGGGCCTTGGAGCAAGATACGATTCCCACTCTACAAAAACTGCGCGAGTTAGGCTACAACCTTGGTATCGTCTCAAACGCAGGCGACGATGCCGACGTGCAAAAGCTTGCAAAAAATTTCGCCATCACTGGATACTTCGATTTCATCCTCACATCTGCCGCGTGCAGTTACCGCAAACCGCATCCACGCATTTTTGAACTCGCTCTTTCGAATTGGTATTGCCCGCCCAACGAGGCCGTCATGGTCGGTGACAATCTTGATGCAGATATTCGTGGCGCACAGAATGCCGGCATTTACGGGGTTTGGCTCAGCCGCCGTGCCGACCCATTGATGGAGGGACAGGTTCAGGTCCAGCCTGATGCGAGCATTACAACGTTAACCGAACTTCCATCCATCCTCGACCATCTCCAAGTCAAATAA
- a CDS encoding HlyC/CorC family transporter, which yields MSEIPLQVNFTTGLITIAILLVLNGVLAMAETALLSARKARLQSDSNKGDARAMIALKLTENPNQFLSTIQIGITSIDLLIGALTGATLGAWIHQWLEQFPVLEPYSEVISLLIGVLPVTYLSLVLGELVPKRLALRDPEEVSSIVARPMMFFSRVFSPIVKLLSVSTEFILKIMGVKVSDEPPITEEEIHLLMDQGTQAGVFEESEQDMVEGIFSLGDQRVYSLMTPRTDIVWLDIDDSIEDIRTKIAESEYSRFPVRQDTLDVILGIVKARDLLVPSLSGETIRLKDLLKPAFFIPETMFASRALEIFKEKGTDVLLVIDEFGGLQGLLTINDIIEEIVGNMELDEPQATQRQDGSWLLDGMLEVDEFKEIFDLKALPHEDEYETLSGFVMMSLGRVPQVTDHFEWNKYNFEVIDMDGRRVDKVLVTTLQQKPLTQEPRPKS from the coding sequence ATGTCAGAGATCCCCTTACAAGTCAACTTTACTACCGGTCTAATTACCATTGCCATTCTGCTTGTTTTAAACGGTGTATTAGCAATGGCAGAGACCGCCCTACTTTCTGCGCGCAAAGCACGCCTGCAAAGTGATAGTAACAAAGGCGATGCACGTGCAATGATCGCACTAAAGCTTACAGAAAACCCCAATCAATTCCTTTCCACTATTCAGATCGGGATAACATCCATCGACCTGTTGATCGGTGCATTGACCGGCGCAACGCTCGGCGCGTGGATCCATCAATGGCTCGAACAATTCCCAGTGCTGGAGCCATACAGCGAAGTGATCAGTTTGCTGATCGGCGTGCTTCCAGTTACATACCTTTCCTTGGTGCTCGGCGAACTGGTCCCCAAGCGCCTTGCCCTGCGCGACCCAGAAGAGGTCTCATCCATCGTGGCACGGCCGATGATGTTCTTCTCAAGAGTGTTCTCGCCCATTGTAAAGCTGCTCAGCGTTTCAACTGAATTCATATTGAAGATCATGGGTGTCAAAGTCAGCGATGAGCCGCCCATTACCGAAGAAGAAATCCATCTCCTTATGGATCAAGGCACACAAGCCGGGGTCTTCGAAGAATCCGAGCAAGATATGGTGGAAGGTATTTTCAGCCTCGGCGACCAGCGTGTGTACTCGTTGATGACCCCACGAACGGACATTGTCTGGCTCGATATCGATGACTCCATAGAAGATATTCGCACAAAGATCGCAGAAAGCGAATACTCGCGCTTCCCCGTGCGCCAAGACACCTTGGACGTTATTCTTGGTATCGTGAAAGCGCGTGACTTGCTTGTGCCAAGTCTCAGCGGTGAGACTATCAGGCTCAAAGATTTATTGAAGCCCGCATTCTTCATCCCCGAAACCATGTTCGCATCGCGTGCGCTGGAAATTTTCAAAGAAAAAGGCACAGATGTGTTGCTCGTCATCGATGAGTTCGGAGGCCTGCAAGGGCTATTGACGATCAACGATATTATCGAAGAGATCGTCGGCAATATGGAATTAGATGAACCGCAAGCCACACAACGACAGGATGGCTCCTGGTTATTGGACGGTATGTTGGAAGTGGATGAATTCAAGGAAATTTTCGACCTGAAAGCACTTCCTCATGAAGATGAATACGAGACCCTGAGTGGTTTCGTCATGATGTCACTGGGGCGTGTCCCACAAGTGACCGATCACTTTGAGTGGAACAAATATAATTTCGAAGTCATTGATATGGATGGCCGCCGCGTGGACAAGGTACTCGTCACCACTTTGCAACAGAAACCTCTCACACAGGAACCTCGCCCGAAAAGCTAA